A genomic segment from Nicotiana sylvestris chromosome 1, ASM39365v2, whole genome shotgun sequence encodes:
- the LOC138870216 gene encoding uncharacterized protein produces the protein MAKGLEEQLDTAKSYLDKEAKKMKNFVDRKRHPTDYRVGDMVMVKFNPRQFKALRGMHQNLIRKCEGPFKIVAKVGKISYKLDVTSYLKIYPVFHANMLKPYHEDNDDPSRGQSSRAPMTITVSPDRESEAIIYYQARRK, from the coding sequence ATGGCCAAAGGATTGGAGGAGCAGCTCGACACTGCTAAGTCTTACTTGGATAAGGAagctaagaagatgaagaatTTTGTAGACCGTAAGCGACATCCCACGGACTACAGAGttggggacatggtcatggtgaagttTAATCCAAGACAGTTTAAGGCACTACGGGGCATGCATCAGAATCTGATTCGCAAGTGTGAAGGGCCATTTAAGATCGTCGCCAAGGTaggcaagatctcatacaagcttgacGTGACATCGTATCTTAAGATCTACCCTGTCTTCCATGCCAACATGCTTAAGCCATATCATGAAGATAATGATGATCCGAGTAGGGGCCAATCAAGTCGAGCGCCAATGACTATCACCGTCTCGCCTGATCGGGAGAGTGAGGCTATCATATATTACCAGGCAAGGCGAAAATAA